In Bacteriovorax stolpii, a single genomic region encodes these proteins:
- a CDS encoding sterol desaturase family protein, translated as MGLESFIGFARFFVTFNDLSLAILVLGLGLFLTLLNSRYKLTKESFSNLLTFLLRSYIKVYILLIFGNFYTYTSFSKLNLVNLPKGWLSFLLCFLLVDFIKYFQHWCGHRFTIFRLGHTVHHSGTHFDITTAIRVPMMLYELLFLLPCFLLGFSMEYILIAVVAQFLYSLLVHINYDDPWLRSLEWILITPRLHKIHHNRTLTHNKNFGFIFSFWDRLFKTYDDSLEMDEINIGLETLPQEFNPIMIQIRPYMNYWKKMRNKL; from the coding sequence ATGGGTCTTGAGTCTTTTATTGGATTTGCCCGATTTTTTGTTACCTTTAACGACTTAAGCCTTGCGATTTTAGTCCTGGGACTTGGGTTGTTTTTAACTCTGCTAAATTCTCGCTATAAACTCACAAAAGAATCATTTTCTAATCTCCTAACCTTTCTTTTGCGCTCTTATATCAAAGTTTATATTCTTCTCATCTTTGGAAACTTTTACACCTACACTTCTTTTTCCAAGCTTAACCTGGTGAATCTTCCTAAAGGATGGTTAAGTTTTCTATTGTGCTTTTTGCTAGTTGATTTCATTAAATACTTCCAACATTGGTGTGGCCATCGTTTTACTATTTTCAGATTGGGTCATACTGTTCATCATTCAGGGACTCATTTTGATATCACGACGGCCATCAGAGTTCCGATGATGCTCTATGAACTTCTTTTTCTTTTGCCTTGTTTTTTATTAGGGTTTTCGATGGAATACATTCTCATCGCTGTTGTTGCCCAGTTTCTTTACAGTCTTTTAGTGCATATTAATTACGACGATCCATGGTTGAGATCTCTGGAATGGATTCTTATCACTCCACGCTTGCATAAAATTCACCACAATAGAACGCTCACCCATAATAAAAACTTTGGTTTTATTTTTAGTTTTTGGGATAGATTATTTAAAACCTATGATGACTCATTAGAGATGGATGAAATCAATATAGGTCTCGAGACTCTCCCGCAAGAGTTCAACCCCATTATGATTCAAATAAGACCATACATGAACTATTGGAAGAAAATGAGAAACAAATTATGA
- a CDS encoding DUF1513 domain-containing protein yields the protein MKSASFAYQARKMVFTAKLDGKLYFVGINPEINSIVKIPAICGPHSYQNDNGIYYGVEKKGPNLVRIDFRNPRDVRMIKSPDGILYYGHSIAYQDLLYVSGVKVENTKSDYDIDKFNPNKAPGVLLIYNKKTLKLVSQLEGFGYGPHELIIHKNDIVMAVSRDAQNKLSALVYLDLFSLKTIRTQPIDEKYKHLKFRHFMQTKDAFYPVLAAFDPKTDLVTNMAIGKFRKDQSLEIFDFSNTNEPKSDFDHTTSFVHDDNLHVVLYRVKRMVKLGKKADLVNFGQSDLNQLKHISNLVMRGENGFIFKDPQFNKDFEIKSHIYIS from the coding sequence ATGAAAAGTGCATCTTTTGCTTATCAAGCAAGAAAGATGGTTTTTACTGCGAAGTTAGACGGAAAGCTTTATTTCGTTGGAATCAACCCCGAGATAAACAGTATTGTGAAGATCCCTGCGATTTGCGGGCCACATTCTTATCAAAATGATAATGGCATTTATTATGGGGTTGAGAAGAAAGGTCCTAACCTGGTTAGGATTGATTTTAGAAATCCAAGAGATGTCAGGATGATTAAGTCTCCGGATGGAATTCTTTATTACGGGCATAGTATTGCTTACCAGGATCTACTTTATGTTAGTGGCGTAAAAGTTGAGAATACAAAAAGTGATTATGATATCGACAAGTTTAATCCTAATAAAGCACCAGGTGTTTTATTGATTTATAACAAAAAGACATTAAAGCTTGTTAGTCAGCTCGAGGGTTTTGGTTATGGGCCACATGAATTGATTATTCATAAAAACGATATAGTCATGGCCGTCAGTAGAGATGCACAAAACAAGTTAAGTGCACTGGTTTATCTGGATTTATTCTCTTTAAAAACTATTCGCACACAACCTATTGATGAAAAATATAAGCATCTAAAATTCAGGCATTTTATGCAGACTAAGGATGCTTTCTATCCTGTTCTCGCAGCATTTGACCCAAAAACAGACCTGGTCACCAACATGGCTATTGGAAAATTTAGAAAAGACCAAAGTTTAGAAATCTTTGATTTTTCCAACACCAATGAGCCTAAATCAGATTTTGATCATACCACATCATTTGTCCACGACGATAATCTGCATGTCGTTCTTTATCGTGTTAAGCGTATGGTGAAGTTAGGGAAAAAGGCAGACCTGGTGAATTTTGGTCAGAGCGATTTAAATCAATTAAAACATATTTCGAATCTTGTCATGAGAGGAGAAAATGGTTTTATCTTTAAGGACCCTCAGTTTAATAAAGACTTTGAAATTAAAAGCCACATTTATATTTCATAA
- a CDS encoding ferritin-like domain-containing protein: MIHKNKDDALINSAYLSELWAVNDLLRLKNLYPAAWSPEREVQLQDEIRHANMLLHALKSKNSIIIKDLAFSMQAKLYGMFIDLGKTKSLIEAAQVHDMTERRAVWIYRTYRRVGTDRDYKKVANDICIDEQNHFDINSDQIGQEDANSVFADSIVKIDQFLFSKYLPEKFGSIVFASEDFWNFYYDGAKA; the protein is encoded by the coding sequence ATGATCCATAAAAATAAAGACGATGCTTTAATCAACTCCGCCTATCTTTCCGAGCTTTGGGCCGTAAACGATTTATTGCGTTTAAAAAATCTTTATCCAGCAGCATGGTCTCCTGAAAGAGAAGTTCAGCTTCAAGATGAAATCCGTCATGCCAATATGCTACTTCATGCTCTTAAAAGCAAAAACTCAATTATTATAAAAGATTTAGCTTTCTCCATGCAGGCTAAGCTATATGGAATGTTTATTGATTTAGGTAAAACGAAATCACTAATTGAAGCAGCTCAAGTGCATGACATGACCGAAAGAAGAGCAGTATGGATTTACCGCACATACCGCCGAGTAGGAACAGACCGCGATTATAAAAAAGTCGCTAATGATATTTGTATCGATGAACAAAATCATTTTGACATCAACTCTGATCAAATCGGCCAGGAAGATGCAAATAGTGTTTTTGCCGATTCAATCGTCAAGATCGATCAATTTCTTTTTAGCAAATACCTTCCGGAAAAATTTGGTTCAATTGTCTTTGCTTCCGAAGATTTCTGGAACTTCTACTACGATGGAGCAAAGGCTTGA
- a CDS encoding aspartyl/asparaginyl beta-hydroxylase domain-containing protein, translating into MVETKTRKELPNFGYIANVKFPIEEILKLCESLDLLNFDNYNDIKVSSNSKQSLFVRVNAFNKNSFFKEEEAAELEGEKYRQIYLTELDPKYLDQPLDLSSNNSRMARQRRLDPGSENYNPVADELNYNTRNKLVTGLFETILDSFSDKITRVRLAYLSPNFSIKPHVDYDPSYITRLHLPIITNPNCHMHVFRNNVEYRAHYPADGRLYFLNAGLKHFASNNSNEGRLHLIIDMHGQNSLKDLVELECVEVSKE; encoded by the coding sequence ATGGTTGAAACAAAAACACGCAAAGAACTTCCAAACTTTGGTTATATTGCCAATGTAAAATTTCCTATTGAGGAGATTTTAAAACTTTGCGAAAGTCTCGATCTTTTAAATTTCGACAACTACAACGACATCAAAGTTAGTTCAAATTCCAAACAATCTCTTTTTGTGCGAGTGAATGCTTTTAACAAAAACTCTTTTTTTAAAGAAGAAGAGGCAGCTGAACTTGAAGGTGAAAAGTACCGCCAAATTTACCTGACTGAGCTCGACCCAAAATACCTGGATCAGCCACTGGATTTAAGTTCAAATAATTCGCGCATGGCCAGGCAAAGACGCCTTGACCCTGGTAGTGAAAACTATAACCCGGTTGCTGATGAACTTAATTACAATACGAGAAACAAATTAGTCACAGGACTTTTTGAAACGATCCTGGATTCATTTTCAGATAAAATCACTCGCGTGCGACTGGCGTATTTGTCGCCAAATTTTTCGATTAAACCTCATGTGGACTACGATCCAAGTTATATTACGAGACTGCATTTACCAATTATCACCAATCCGAATTGCCACATGCACGTTTTTCGCAATAACGTAGAGTACCGCGCTCATTACCCGGCCGATGGACGTCTTTACTTTTTAAATGCTGGTCTTAAGCACTTTGCCAGCAATAACTCAAACGAAGGCCGTTTGCACTTAATTATTGATATGCACGGACAAAACAGCCTGAAGGATTTAGTTGAACTTGAATGCGTTGAAGTTAGTAAGGAATAG
- a CDS encoding glycosyltransferase family 2 protein yields MDLSLVIPTHNRHENVLLLLDSIREQDLGATVIEVIVVSNLKDQVLEKKLKAHKVPTSVYFTGKIGVNAARNLGVQKAQSKNIYFLDDDVLLKNPKHLQHLLTLSKKHKSMAAIGGSYLLSKKAGLVDEIYHQISTAWMNKKSTYLLGGNTLYHLDSIHIPFHFNEGIIFGGSETELNLRLHISGHDFLFLESLNIEHDTHLNAFSLAKKALRQGMGRSFHEDIVPKSFWSVDTNSSQDILSRYQHSKILYYSALCHLALYEFFFHVGYRHGKKEHNGPLSLKVVFTSMLKTFFQVDSDKILYIPNPDATPFHQKAFPSLKFKEFHHWTKANVWWKIPNFIFWKAVPPLVTVFVCALWTLIPFNTIGLRVPYDRAVSRFERLFKKEI; encoded by the coding sequence ATGGATTTGTCTCTAGTCATCCCTACTCATAACCGCCACGAAAATGTGCTGCTTCTCCTGGATTCTATCAGAGAGCAGGATCTGGGCGCTACAGTGATAGAAGTCATTGTTGTGAGTAATTTAAAAGATCAGGTTTTAGAGAAAAAACTAAAGGCCCATAAAGTTCCAACAAGTGTGTATTTCACTGGGAAAATCGGTGTTAATGCAGCCAGAAACCTGGGAGTGCAAAAGGCCCAGTCAAAAAATATCTATTTTCTCGACGATGATGTTCTCTTAAAAAATCCAAAACATCTTCAGCATCTTCTGACCCTTTCAAAAAAACATAAATCCATGGCCGCCATTGGTGGAAGTTATCTATTAAGCAAAAAGGCCGGTTTGGTTGATGAAATTTATCATCAGATCAGTACTGCCTGGATGAATAAAAAAAGCACTTATCTTCTAGGTGGTAATACACTTTACCATCTGGACTCCATCCATATTCCTTTCCATTTCAACGAAGGAATTATTTTTGGCGGATCTGAAACTGAACTCAATTTACGCCTGCATATCAGCGGGCATGATTTTCTTTTCTTAGAAAGCTTAAACATTGAACACGACACTCATCTCAATGCTTTTTCGTTAGCAAAAAAAGCTTTAAGGCAAGGAATGGGACGATCTTTTCATGAAGATATAGTTCCAAAGTCATTTTGGAGCGTGGACACAAATAGCTCTCAAGATATTCTTTCACGTTATCAACATTCTAAAATTCTTTATTACTCTGCGCTTTGCCACTTAGCTCTTTATGAATTCTTTTTTCATGTCGGCTACAGGCATGGAAAAAAAGAGCACAATGGACCGCTTTCTCTAAAAGTCGTTTTCACTTCTATGCTTAAAACTTTTTTTCAAGTCGACTCAGATAAGATCCTCTACATACCCAATCCAGATGCAACACCTTTTCACCAGAAGGCCTTTCCATCCTTAAAGTTTAAGGAGTTTCATCACTGGACTAAGGCCAATGTATGGTGGAAGATCCCAAATTTTATTTTCTGGAAAGCAGTTCCGCCCCTGGTGACAGTTTTTGTCTGCGCTCTTTGGACATTGATCCCCTTTAATACAATTGGGCTTCGTGTGCCTTATGACCGCGCTGTAAGTCGTTTCGAAAGATTATTTAAAAAGGAAATTTAG
- a CDS encoding twitch domain-containing radical SAM protein: MFNDPSSIEEAVQKLNAVSPSFCMAKWMHSTIHLNLGRTHSCHLPHHHVIPLKEIKKNPSALHNTSYKKDLRKMMLKGKRPSECQTCWDIEDLPEKRYSDRHFRGQDSWIKPFYEEVTSSKWDKDINPSYLEVSFSSTCNFKCSYCGPTYSTAWIQEIEEKGGYKLSNFTDHQSLFWLKAQGLMPITDEVNPYVDAFWKWWPTLKKQLMFFRLTGGEPLLIPDTFKLLSLIDEEPLPHLELSVNSNLGVPEKQFDKFMTLTKSIVENKKVKHFMMHTSLDTYGSHAEYIRHGLDFKRFEGYVERYLTELPTSSISFTCTFNALSVVGFIPFLEWVISLRKRFASVGRQIYIDLPHLKYPMFMSCAALTPDYQEHMKKIIAFMEEREDNRFGIKPAETLKMRRILDWMESKQPQNKKDEQELYKHQRDFYSFFSEHDKRRGTDFLKTFPEMKDFYEHCRKLAD; encoded by the coding sequence ATGTTCAATGATCCATCTTCCATTGAAGAAGCCGTCCAAAAACTCAATGCAGTTTCGCCATCTTTTTGCATGGCCAAATGGATGCATTCGACGATTCATTTAAATCTTGGAAGAACTCATAGTTGTCACTTGCCGCATCACCATGTGATTCCTTTAAAAGAAATCAAAAAGAATCCATCGGCCCTGCATAATACGTCTTATAAAAAAGATTTGCGCAAAATGATGCTAAAAGGGAAAAGACCAAGCGAATGCCAGACATGTTGGGATATTGAAGACCTCCCGGAAAAACGTTACAGCGATCGCCATTTTCGAGGCCAGGATTCATGGATCAAGCCTTTTTATGAAGAAGTTACTTCTTCAAAGTGGGATAAAGATATCAATCCGTCTTACTTGGAAGTGAGTTTCAGTTCGACTTGTAATTTTAAATGCAGCTATTGTGGCCCGACTTATTCGACGGCCTGGATTCAGGAAATTGAAGAGAAGGGTGGGTATAAACTTTCCAACTTCACGGATCACCAATCCCTTTTTTGGCTTAAGGCCCAAGGTCTAATGCCGATTACTGATGAAGTGAATCCTTATGTTGATGCTTTCTGGAAATGGTGGCCGACATTAAAAAAGCAATTGATGTTTTTCAGACTGACAGGTGGAGAGCCACTTTTAATCCCCGATACATTTAAGCTTTTAAGCCTGATTGATGAAGAACCTCTTCCACATTTGGAGCTTTCAGTAAATTCGAATTTAGGTGTGCCGGAAAAGCAGTTTGATAAATTCATGACTCTGACGAAGAGTATTGTTGAAAATAAAAAAGTGAAGCATTTCATGATGCACACAAGCCTTGATACTTACGGCTCTCACGCCGAATACATCAGGCATGGATTGGATTTTAAGCGTTTTGAAGGCTATGTAGAGCGCTATTTAACAGAGCTTCCAACTTCATCTATTTCTTTCACCTGCACATTTAATGCTCTTAGTGTCGTGGGATTTATCCCATTTCTTGAATGGGTTATTTCTCTTCGCAAGCGTTTTGCAAGTGTAGGAAGACAAATCTATATTGATCTTCCACATTTAAAATACCCTATGTTTATGTCGTGTGCGGCCCTGACCCCTGACTACCAGGAGCATATGAAAAAAATCATCGCTTTCATGGAAGAAAGAGAAGACAACCGTTTCGGGATAAAGCCTGCTGAAACGCTAAAAATGAGACGCATTTTAGACTGGATGGAATCAAAACAGCCTCAGAATAAAAAAGACGAGCAAGAGCTTTATAAGCATCAAAGAGACTTCTATTCTTTCTTTAGTGAGCACGACAAAAGACGTGGAACGGATTTCTTAAAAACTTTCCCCGAAATGAAAGACTTCTACGAACACTGCCGTAAGCTTGCGGACTAA
- a CDS encoding NAD(P)/FAD-dependent oxidoreductase, producing the protein MKKTVIIIGAGPAGLTSALLLAREGHDVIVYESDKEYVGGLSRTVLHNGYRFDIGGHRFFTKEKVVSDFWEKILQDDLLRRKRTSRIFYKKTFLSYPLNPAELIFKLNPLETAGFILSFFKVKMFPRKRKDNFENWIISNFGQKLYQAFFQSYTEKVWGMECSKISSDWAVQRINNLNITALIKKTLMQLLRIKNNDIKSLIEEFDYPKLGPGMLWEKVRDEVEALGGTIVMGAKVNSIHQINAQWKVSLSNGEESPLANDIISTAPLRELIKGINPQPPDNILKAVESFSYRSFVTVAIMFRGRNHFPDNWIYIHDPRVKVGRIQNYGNWSAAMTPGLDCVCYGLEYFCQRDDDFWKLTNEELFELAKKELDILGLKYSQEELDYKVIKSPYAYPIYDLSYKERLIQVQEYLNQFSNLHPIGRSGLHRYNNQDHSIKTAMLASENIRLGHKKFNPWKVNQDAEYIEEIKL; encoded by the coding sequence ATGAAAAAAACCGTCATTATCATAGGGGCCGGGCCAGCTGGGCTTACGAGCGCGTTACTTCTCGCCCGAGAAGGACATGACGTTATCGTCTATGAATCTGACAAAGAATATGTCGGAGGCCTCTCTCGCACAGTTCTTCACAATGGTTACCGCTTTGATATTGGTGGGCACCGTTTTTTTACCAAAGAGAAAGTTGTCAGTGATTTCTGGGAAAAAATTCTTCAGGATGATCTCTTAAGAAGAAAAAGAACCTCACGCATCTTCTACAAAAAAACATTTCTTTCCTACCCGCTTAATCCAGCTGAATTGATTTTCAAACTCAATCCTCTGGAAACTGCAGGGTTTATACTTTCCTTTTTTAAAGTCAAAATGTTTCCTCGTAAGAGAAAAGATAATTTTGAAAACTGGATTATTTCAAACTTTGGGCAAAAGCTCTACCAGGCCTTCTTTCAATCCTATACGGAAAAAGTCTGGGGAATGGAATGTTCAAAAATTTCTTCAGACTGGGCCGTCCAGCGAATCAACAACCTGAACATTACCGCCCTAATCAAAAAAACTCTTATGCAACTTTTGAGAATTAAAAATAATGATATCAAAAGTTTAATTGAAGAATTTGATTACCCCAAACTAGGTCCAGGAATGCTCTGGGAAAAAGTTCGCGATGAAGTTGAAGCGCTAGGTGGCACTATTGTGATGGGTGCCAAAGTAAACTCGATTCATCAGATCAATGCTCAATGGAAAGTTTCTCTTTCTAATGGTGAAGAAAGCCCTCTTGCAAATGATATTATTTCGACGGCTCCTCTTCGCGAACTCATTAAAGGAATTAATCCTCAACCACCGGACAATATTTTAAAAGCTGTTGAAAGCTTTTCTTATAGGAGCTTTGTCACAGTTGCCATCATGTTCCGTGGAAGAAACCACTTTCCTGATAACTGGATTTACATTCATGATCCACGAGTAAAAGTCGGCCGCATTCAAAACTACGGCAACTGGTCTGCAGCCATGACTCCTGGGCTAGACTGCGTTTGTTATGGACTTGAGTACTTTTGCCAACGCGACGACGACTTCTGGAAATTAACCAACGAAGAGCTTTTTGAGTTAGCTAAAAAGGAACTTGATATCCTGGGATTAAAATACTCACAGGAAGAGCTTGATTACAAAGTGATAAAATCTCCTTACGCCTACCCGATTTACGATCTTTCATACAAAGAAAGACTGATTCAAGTGCAAGAATACTTAAATCAATTTAGCAATCTTCATCCGATTGGAAGAAGTGGGCTTCATCGCTATAACAACCAAGACCATTCAATTAAAACGGCTATGCTTGCCAGTGAGAATATTAGGCTGGGACATAAGAAATTTAATCCATGGAAAGTGAACCAGGATGCTGAGTATATTGAAGAGATTAAGCTATAG
- a CDS encoding ArnT family glycosyltransferase → MNEKKAEFNILWILLMGTLVLHVYIFNKIPLQYDELLMYDIISQFPYKLLTELLLTFEIQMPLPYYLAKKLFEMFGDNSGILRLPSLLFTMGLSFFYYKLARLSFNRNNALKAVCLMMLAHPLLLFSGSMRPYATMVFFQVVVLYNFKKDPVPCFDRSSLEIVKTSLALLLLALSHPLGVVFSFVFLGHHLFSSREHRKYFYRYIGIFLVALALYVEYRFKGVMLILNSGRNLLSIVDYLRKLSFIFSGGVFSLWILILSGTYLYKKKNFKGLDRDYVQIFFWTAGIGAFLLLFFPEYAYPRHLLLTLPLIPLMIISMLDDAFDEMNIQNVFFGLAMVILIYKSFIKEDIQHRPYEIDSQGVALKSQDLSKEKLSIINCGNCLSYYIKSNKLQCMNSFNRKGLVATEDIVFVDFDYSRAKCKVRFVSDFYDVAESYPYKGATVYKMKPKL, encoded by the coding sequence ATGAACGAAAAAAAAGCAGAATTTAATATTCTTTGGATTTTATTGATGGGGACCCTCGTCCTTCATGTTTATATCTTCAACAAAATTCCCCTGCAGTATGATGAACTCCTGATGTATGACATCATCTCGCAGTTTCCCTATAAGCTTTTAACTGAATTGCTTTTAACTTTTGAAATCCAGATGCCTCTTCCATATTATCTAGCTAAAAAGCTTTTTGAAATGTTTGGAGACAATTCAGGAATTCTTCGTTTACCTTCACTTCTTTTTACTATGGGCTTGAGTTTTTTTTACTATAAACTGGCGCGCCTGAGTTTTAATCGCAACAATGCTTTAAAAGCAGTTTGTTTAATGATGCTGGCACATCCGTTACTGCTTTTTTCTGGCTCAATGAGACCTTATGCTACGATGGTTTTTTTTCAGGTTGTCGTGCTTTATAACTTTAAAAAAGACCCTGTTCCTTGTTTTGATCGCAGTTCGTTGGAAATTGTTAAGACATCTTTAGCTCTTTTACTTCTTGCCCTCTCACATCCACTAGGGGTCGTGTTTTCTTTTGTTTTTCTAGGGCATCATCTCTTTTCTTCACGTGAGCACCGCAAATATTTTTACCGCTACATTGGGATTTTTTTAGTCGCTCTGGCCCTCTACGTAGAATACCGTTTTAAAGGCGTGATGCTGATCTTAAATAGTGGAAGAAACTTACTAAGCATTGTTGATTACTTAAGGAAATTATCATTCATTTTTTCAGGAGGGGTATTTTCTCTTTGGATCTTGATCTTGAGTGGGACTTATCTCTATAAAAAGAAGAACTTTAAAGGCCTTGACCGTGACTATGTCCAAATCTTCTTTTGGACGGCTGGAATAGGAGCTTTCCTTCTTCTCTTTTTCCCGGAATATGCTTACCCAAGACACTTGCTTTTGACCCTGCCTTTGATTCCGTTAATGATTATTTCGATGCTCGACGATGCTTTTGACGAGATGAATATTCAAAATGTCTTTTTTGGTCTGGCCATGGTCATTTTGATTTATAAAAGTTTTATCAAGGAAGACATTCAACACAGGCCTTATGAAATTGATTCACAAGGTGTGGCTCTTAAGTCGCAGGACTTATCGAAAGAAAAACTGAGTATTATCAATTGTGGCAATTGTCTTTCGTATTACATTAAATCAAACAAACTTCAATGCATGAACAGCTTTAACCGCAAAGGTCTAGTGGCCACTGAGGACATTGTTTTTGTCGATTTTGATTACAGTAGAGCAAAGTGCAAGGTTCGATTTGTGAGTGATTTTTACGATGTGGCAGAGTCTTATCCATATAAAGGTGCCACTGTGTATAAAATGAAACCTAAGCTATAG
- a CDS encoding glycosyltransferase, with protein MKFISVIVPAYNAQKTIHKCLSSLINADYDKNSYEIIVVDNNSTDKTAEIIKSFPEVTYVKETIQGRSYARNTGAKMARGELLAFIDSDVFIEAGWLKHLAAGFNKDYIGGGQGRIIPCDQDGQLSLNRFRIRQQTESTSGTNIILRLMYIESPMVNSATCMYRKEAFHFVGGFDVLLERHEDIDLSKRVSLAGYDLTAQTQAVAHVEYHGEGWGSYFMRSLSEGYTKQSYNKKWQQYFTTLNHNEAPEGPVKKPLIPDSIRLNYYLVKDEIVFNVIRSLIKWDSYYFLKAINSTFKATGRALGIIKNDYRGRFEPRYQENVLNKSIIFQNNQKINLDTNLRFINQDNEILYVMNIEKNDFLKFNNFKALNGILDQRTIQ; from the coding sequence ATGAAATTTATTAGTGTCATCGTTCCGGCCTACAATGCCCAAAAAACTATTCATAAATGTCTTTCATCACTGATTAATGCTGATTACGATAAAAATTCATACGAGATTATTGTCGTTGATAATAACTCAACAGATAAGACTGCAGAAATCATTAAGTCTTTTCCTGAAGTGACTTATGTTAAAGAAACGATTCAGGGAAGAAGTTATGCTCGAAACACTGGGGCAAAGATGGCGAGAGGAGAACTTCTCGCTTTTATCGATTCAGATGTCTTCATCGAAGCTGGATGGCTAAAACACCTGGCAGCTGGTTTTAATAAAGACTATATTGGTGGAGGACAAGGAAGAATCATTCCTTGCGATCAAGACGGCCAGCTTTCTTTAAACCGCTTTCGTATTCGCCAACAAACAGAATCGACAAGTGGGACAAATATTATTCTTCGTTTGATGTATATTGAAAGTCCAATGGTAAATTCAGCGACATGTATGTACCGTAAAGAGGCTTTTCATTTCGTAGGTGGCTTTGATGTTCTTTTAGAAAGGCATGAAGACATTGATCTTTCAAAACGAGTCAGTCTTGCTGGTTATGACTTAACAGCACAGACTCAGGCCGTTGCCCATGTCGAATATCATGGGGAAGGATGGGGTTCGTATTTTATGCGCTCTCTGTCAGAAGGTTACACAAAACAGAGTTACAATAAAAAATGGCAGCAGTATTTTACCACTCTAAATCACAATGAGGCTCCTGAAGGGCCAGTAAAAAAGCCACTTATTCCGGATTCTATCCGTTTAAACTATTACCTGGTCAAAGATGAAATTGTTTTCAACGTCATTCGTTCACTTATTAAATGGGACAGTTATTACTTTCTAAAGGCGATTAATTCAACTTTTAAAGCGACAGGAAGAGCTCTAGGGATTATAAAAAACGACTATAGGGGACGCTTCGAGCCTCGCTATCAGGAAAATGTCCTGAATAAATCTATTATCTTTCAAAATAACCAGAAAATTAATCTGGATACGAATTTGCGCTTTATTAATCAAGACAATGAAATCCTCTATGTGATGAACATCGAGAAAAATGATTTTTTAAAGTTTAACAATTTTAAAGCACTAAACGGAATCTTAGACCAGAGAACGATTCAGTAA
- a CDS encoding glycosyltransferase — translation MSLSISVIIPAYNAEKTLGECLKSVASAIGEMDEIIVVDDCSNDSTVSIAQSFRCHLVRLSENQGAANARNEGAGSAKNDLYLFVDSDVLITKDNVENIRKYFEKFRSCHTVTLNVNPSAGHDNFFSEYKNLYMNHIISMGHDDVNYVYGSCCATRASGYIPWPTYLRLTEDSLWGYLQKTQGHSIHCLKHVNVTHLKNYSFYTLVKNDFLISSYFARAFWGFKRWNTLYTRENFGHTSKTQIASVLLAVAMTLMFFIMPEITPFLLVAWFLLNKDLFFSQKEKKGTWFFIQSVAWTFFDHLIYFCGIFHGSLLSTGEKEKVFERELT, via the coding sequence ATGAGTCTTTCAATATCGGTGATTATTCCTGCTTACAACGCTGAGAAAACGCTCGGAGAGTGTTTAAAGTCAGTGGCCTCAGCAATTGGGGAAATGGATGAAATTATTGTTGTCGATGATTGCTCGAATGATTCAACTGTCTCTATTGCTCAATCCTTTAGGTGCCACCTGGTTAGATTGAGTGAGAATCAAGGCGCAGCCAATGCTCGCAACGAAGGAGCGGGATCGGCCAAAAATGACCTTTATCTTTTTGTCGATTCAGATGTTTTGATTACAAAAGACAATGTGGAAAACATCAGAAAATATTTTGAGAAATTCAGAAGCTGTCATACGGTCACACTTAATGTGAATCCAAGTGCAGGCCATGATAATTTTTTCAGCGAATATAAAAATCTTTATATGAACCATATTATCAGCATGGGACACGATGATGTGAACTATGTGTATGGTTCTTGTTGTGCAACCAGAGCAAGCGGCTATATTCCATGGCCAACTTATTTACGCTTAACTGAAGACTCTCTTTGGGGGTATTTACAAAAGACTCAAGGGCACAGCATTCATTGCTTGAAACATGTAAATGTGACTCATTTAAAAAACTATTCATTTTATACGCTTGTAAAAAATGATTTTCTTATCTCATCTTATTTCGCCAGAGCTTTCTGGGGATTTAAAAGATGGAACACTCTCTACACTCGGGAAAATTTTGGACATACTTCTAAAACTCAAATTGCCAGTGTGCTTTTAGCTGTAGCTATGACTTTGATGTTTTTTATTATGCCGGAAATAACTCCCTTTTTACTGGTTGCCTGGTTTCTTTTAAATAAGGACTTATTTTTTTCACAAAAAGAGAAAAAAGGGACGTGGTTTTTTATTCAATCTGTCGCCTGGACTTTTTTTGATCACTTGATTTATTTCTGCGGTATCTTTCATGGAAGCTTGCTTTCAACCGGAGAAAAAGAAAAAGTGTTTGAGAGAGAATTGACATGA